In Spiroplasma litorale, a single genomic region encodes these proteins:
- the tuf gene encoding elongation factor Tu yields MAKEAFDRSLPHVNIGTIGHVDHGKTTLTAAITKVLAAKGGAEFKDYANIDNAPEERERGITINTSHVEYKTDKRHYAHVDCPGHADYVKNMITGAAQMDGAILVVAATDGPMPQTREHILLSRQVGVPAIVVFLNKCDMVDDQELIELVEMEVRELLSQYEFDGDGAPVIYGSALGALNGDAKWVEKVEELMNAVDAYIPTPVRDKEKTFLMPVEDVFTITGRGTVATGRVERGVIKTNDEVEIVGLVEERKKVVVTGLEMFRKLLDYAEAGDNVGALLRGVDRNNIERGQVLAKPGTINPHTKLVASVYALTQEEGGRHKPFFNKYRPQFYFRTTDVTGEVHLPQGTDMVMPGDNVELIIELIKPIAVEQGTKFSIREGGRTIGAGTVTGIEK; encoded by the coding sequence ATGGCAAAAGAAGCATTCGACCGTAGTTTACCCCACGTTAATATCGGAACAATTGGTCACGTTGACCACGGTAAAACTACTTTAACTGCTGCAATTACTAAAGTTTTAGCAGCAAAAGGTGGAGCTGAATTTAAAGATTACGCAAATATTGATAACGCACCAGAAGAAAGAGAACGTGGTATTACAATTAATACATCACACGTTGAATATAAAACAGATAAAAGACACTACGCACACGTAGACTGTCCAGGTCACGCCGATTATGTTAAAAACATGATTACAGGTGCTGCACAAATGGATGGGGCTATCTTAGTTGTTGCTGCAACTGATGGACCTATGCCTCAAACTAGAGAACACATCTTACTTTCAAGACAAGTTGGAGTTCCAGCAATCGTTGTATTTTTAAATAAATGTGACATGGTTGATGATCAAGAACTAATTGAACTTGTTGAAATGGAAGTTAGAGAATTATTAAGTCAATACGAATTTGATGGAGATGGAGCACCAGTTATATATGGTTCAGCTCTTGGAGCATTAAATGGTGATGCAAAATGAGTTGAAAAAGTTGAAGAACTAATGAACGCAGTTGATGCATATATCCCAACACCAGTTCGTGATAAAGAAAAAACTTTCTTAATGCCTGTTGAAGACGTTTTCACAATTACAGGACGTGGAACTGTTGCAACTGGTAGAGTTGAAAGAGGAGTTATTAAAACTAATGATGAAGTTGAAATCGTTGGTTTAGTAGAAGAAAGAAAAAAAGTTGTTGTTACTGGATTAGAAATGTTTAGAAAATTATTAGACTATGCAGAAGCTGGAGATAATGTTGGAGCACTATTAAGAGGTGTTGATAGAAACAATATCGAACGTGGACAAGTTCTTGCAAAACCAGGAACAATTAATCCTCATACAAAACTTGTAGCATCAGTTTATGCTTTAACTCAAGAAGAAGGTGGACGTCACAAACCATTCTTTAACAAGTATAGACCACAATTCTATTTCCGTACAACAGACGTTACTGGGGAAGTTCACTTACCACAAGGAACAGACATGGTTATGCCTGGAGACAACGTTGAATTAATTATTGAATTAATTAAACCAATTGCTGTTGAACAAGGTACAAAATTCTCAATTAGAGAAGGTGGAAGAACAATTGGTGCTGGTACAGTTACTGGTATTGAAAAATAG
- a CDS encoding P-loop NTPase family protein — translation MTNKFKFHKKNNKKQLSYDSYDIEYDISNKPIIEIVGNNKSGYTTNTKAIFNELKINANKKIININKNSNNFINYNYLNNNILPLNMKVNKYIKQICSNNINKKQNIKILKNLLSYMNIKKHTRKKIKNLTFQQARQVIIACTLIIELDHNLEREINLKENLYLKNILVNIIKAIKKEEKTIIIASHISNDAHEINNYLILVEFGNILHISKLIKNQNIINLYNKKIKNQNPEINNLQIV, via the coding sequence ATGACAAACAAATTTAAGTTTCATAAAAAAAATAATAAAAAACAATTATCATATGATTCATATGACATAGAATATGATATTTCTAATAAACCTATTATTGAAATTGTAGGGAATAACAAATCTGGATATACAACTAACACAAAAGCAATTTTTAATGAACTTAAGATTAATGCAAATAAAAAAATTATTAATATAAATAAAAATTCAAATAATTTTATAAACTATAATTATTTAAACAATAACATCCTGCCTTTAAATATGAAAGTTAATAAGTACATTAAACAAATATGTTCTAATAATATTAATAAAAAACAAAATATTAAAATACTAAAAAACTTATTAAGTTATATGAATATTAAAAAACATACTAGAAAAAAAATTAAAAACCTTACATTTCAACAAGCTAGACAAGTCATAATTGCTTGCACATTGATAATAGAATTAGATCATAATTTAGAAAGAGAAATTAATTTAAAAGAGAATTTATATTTAAAAAATATACTTGTAAATATAATTAAGGCAATAAAAAAAGAAGAAAAAACAATTATTATTGCAAGTCACATATCTAATGATGCCCATGAAATAAACAATTACTTAATTTTAGTAGAGTTTGGGAATATTTTACATATATCTAAGCTCATTAAAAATCAAAATATAATAAACTTATATAATAAAAAAATAAAAAACCAAAACCCTGAAATTAATAATTTACAAATTGTTTAA
- the fusA gene encoding elongation factor G, giving the protein MPREYSLDKTRNFGIMAHIDAGKTTTTERILFHTGKIHKIGETHEGESQMDWMAQEQERGITITSAATTAFWADHRFNIIDTPGHVDFTVEVERSLRVLDGAVAVLDGQSGVEPQTETVWRQATTYRVPRIVFVNKMDKTGADFIYSVKTIGDRLGAKAAPIQLPIGAEDNFSGIIDLVEMKAWHFDGAAEEIAKPIDIPSELQAQAEELRAQLVEVAVEYDEELMMKFLDGGEITIDELKRAIRKGVISAEFFPVLAGSAFKNKGVKLLLDAVVAYLPSPLDVPSIKGELPNGTESERHSTDDEPFSALAFKIMTDPFVGKLTFFRVYSGVLNKGSYVLNATKDKKERVGRLLRMHANNREEIEEVYAGDIAAAVGLKDTTTGDTLSDEKNPIILESMIFPEPVIHLALEPKTKADQEKLGISLNKLSEEDPTFRTYTDEETGQTIIAGMGELHLDIIVDRLKREFKVETNVGAPQVSYRETIKQSAKVEGKYVKQSGGRGQYGHVVIEFEPNHDKGFEWVDKIVGGKISKEYINAAKSGLENALQNGVLAGFPMIDVKATIVDGSYHDVDSSEMAYKIAASLALKEAAKKVNPVLLEPIMSVEVTVPDEYYGDVMGNISSKRGLIEGSEQRGNAQTVKAKVPLSEMFGYATELRSFTQGRGNYTMMFSHYNEAPKNISEEIIKKSQK; this is encoded by the coding sequence ATGCCAAGAGAATATAGTTTAGATAAAACAAGAAACTTTGGTATTATGGCTCACATTGATGCGGGTAAAACTACAACAACAGAACGTATTTTATTCCACACTGGTAAAATTCATAAAATTGGTGAAACTCACGAAGGTGAATCACAAATGGACTGAATGGCACAAGAACAAGAACGTGGTATAACAATTACATCTGCTGCAACTACTGCATTTTGAGCAGACCATAGGTTTAATATTATTGATACTCCTGGTCACGTTGACTTCACAGTTGAAGTTGAAAGATCTTTAAGAGTATTAGATGGTGCTGTTGCTGTTCTTGACGGACAAAGTGGTGTTGAACCACAAACTGAAACAGTTTGACGTCAAGCAACAACATATAGAGTACCAAGAATAGTTTTTGTAAATAAAATGGATAAAACAGGGGCTGACTTTATTTACTCTGTTAAAACAATTGGTGATAGATTAGGAGCTAAAGCTGCTCCAATACAATTACCAATTGGAGCTGAAGATAATTTTTCAGGTATTATTGATTTAGTTGAAATGAAAGCATGACACTTTGATGGTGCTGCAGAAGAAATTGCAAAACCAATTGATATACCAAGTGAATTACAAGCACAAGCAGAAGAATTAAGAGCTCAATTAGTTGAAGTTGCAGTTGAATATGATGAAGAATTAATGATGAAATTCTTAGATGGTGGAGAAATCACAATCGATGAACTAAAAAGAGCAATCCGTAAAGGTGTTATCTCAGCTGAATTCTTCCCAGTTTTAGCTGGATCTGCATTCAAAAATAAAGGTGTTAAATTATTATTAGATGCAGTTGTTGCATATTTACCATCACCTTTAGATGTTCCATCAATTAAAGGTGAACTACCAAATGGAACAGAATCAGAAAGACATTCAACAGATGATGAACCATTCTCTGCATTAGCATTTAAAATAATGACTGACCCATTTGTAGGAAAACTTACATTCTTTAGAGTTTATTCTGGAGTTTTAAATAAAGGTAGTTATGTATTAAACGCTACAAAAGATAAAAAAGAGCGTGTTGGACGTTTATTAAGAATGCACGCAAACAATAGAGAAGAAATTGAAGAAGTGTATGCTGGAGATATAGCAGCAGCTGTTGGTCTTAAAGATACAACAACTGGTGATACATTATCTGATGAAAAAAATCCAATTATACTTGAATCAATGATCTTCCCAGAACCAGTTATTCACTTAGCTCTTGAACCAAAAACAAAAGCTGATCAAGAAAAATTAGGAATTTCTTTAAATAAATTATCAGAAGAAGATCCAACATTTAGAACATATACAGATGAAGAAACTGGTCAAACAATTATTGCTGGTATGGGTGAATTGCACCTTGATATTATTGTCGACAGATTAAAAAGAGAGTTTAAAGTCGAAACTAATGTTGGTGCACCTCAGGTTTCATATAGAGAAACTATTAAACAATCAGCAAAAGTTGAAGGTAAATATGTAAAACAATCAGGAGGACGTGGTCAATATGGACACGTTGTGATTGAATTTGAACCAAATCATGATAAAGGATTTGAGTGAGTTGATAAAATTGTTGGGGGTAAAATCTCAAAAGAATATATCAATGCTGCAAAATCTGGATTAGAAAACGCATTACAAAATGGTGTGCTTGCTGGATTCCCAATGATTGATGTTAAAGCAACAATTGTTGATGGATCATATCATGATGTTGACTCAAGTGAAATGGCTTATAAAATTGCAGCTTCATTAGCATTAAAAGAAGCTGCAAAAAAAGTTAACCCAGTATTATTAGAACCAATAATGTCAGTTGAAGTAACTGTACCAGATGAATACTATGGAGATGTTATGGGTAACATATCATCAAAACGTGGTTTAATTGAAGGTTCTGAACAAAGAGGTAATGCTCAAACAGTAAAAGCAAAAGTACCATTATCAGAAATGTTTGGTTATGCAACTGAATTGAGATCATTTACTCAAGGTCGTGGAAATTATACAATGATGTTTAGTCACTATAATGAAGCACCAAAAAATATCTCAGAAGAGATAATTAAAAAGTCTCAAAAATAA
- the rpsL gene encoding 30S ribosomal protein S12, whose product MATINQLVRKPRKAKSWKTKAPALNRGVNTLLKKVTKLSSPQKRGVCTRVATMTPKKPNSALRKYARVRLTNGMEVTAYIPGEGHNLQEHSVVLIRGGRVKDLPGVRYHIIRGTLDTTGVNKRMQSRSLYGAKRPKEKK is encoded by the coding sequence ATGGCTACAATTAACCAATTAGTTAGAAAACCAAGAAAAGCTAAATCCTGAAAAACTAAAGCTCCAGCTTTGAATAGAGGAGTTAATACTTTATTAAAAAAAGTAACTAAATTATCATCTCCTCAAAAAAGAGGAGTATGTACAAGGGTTGCGACTATGACCCCTAAAAAACCTAACTCTGCGCTAAGAAAATATGCAAGGGTTAGATTAACAAATGGTATGGAAGTTACTGCATATATACCTGGAGAAGGACACAACTTACAAGAACATAGTGTTGTTTTGATACGTGGTGGAAGGGTTAAAGACTTACCTGGGGTTCGTTACCATATAATAAGAGGAACACTTGATACAACAGGTGTTAATAAAAGAATGCAAAGTCGTTCACTTTACGGTGCTAAAAGACCTAAAGAAAAAAAATAG
- the rpsG gene encoding 30S ribosomal protein S7, whose amino-acid sequence MRKHQAEKRDVLPDPIYNSKLVTKAVNKIMLDGKRGTAQHILYKAFEIIQEKTKVSPIEVFNKAIENIKPHLELKVRRIGGANYQVPIEVSNERKVTLALRWLINYARLRNEKEMIDRLANEIIDASNGVGGSVKKREDTHKMAEANKAFAHYRW is encoded by the coding sequence ATGCGTAAACATCAAGCAGAAAAAAGAGACGTACTACCTGATCCAATTTATAATTCAAAATTGGTTACTAAGGCCGTTAATAAAATTATGTTAGATGGTAAAAGAGGAACAGCTCAACATATTTTATATAAAGCTTTTGAAATTATTCAAGAAAAAACAAAGGTAAGTCCAATCGAAGTTTTTAATAAAGCTATTGAAAACATAAAACCTCATTTAGAATTAAAAGTTAGACGTATTGGGGGAGCTAACTATCAAGTTCCAATCGAAGTTTCTAATGAAAGAAAAGTAACACTTGCATTAAGATGATTAATAAACTATGCAAGACTTAGAAACGAAAAAGAAATGATTGATAGATTAGCAAACGAAATAATTGATGCATCAAATGGAGTTGGTGGATCAGTTAAAAAACGTGAAGATACTCATAAAATGGCTGAAGCAAATAAAGCTTTTGCTCATTATCGTTGATAA
- a CDS encoding acyltransferase family protein, with protein MRKSSIEILRFLCALAVVFFHVGGIKELWPTWLYVVFAPIAEVPIPVFIIITGYMSFNNTKNRGVYYIITCLYYYLLFLGVETLLNIDNNSFEFKSILKGGSRWWYLWSMIPVYILGPIFNIISKSLTKRQLLFFIVVLFIIFYSLSRIKYDFPPSAGNVLYLSCGYFVGTWLKKHENDVSLKIRLNCSYAYILLMTLCEIIIFAITNYVDDSPVGPHVLVLAIAIFTIFNNLNIKNKKIYNFLGMLALPIYLFHYSFFEKLLKYLYPLISNLNSNLILLILLLSTSLVIFIFCAIIIYPMNYATKYTNKLMLLIYFKIINKNKAIKAIDQKK; from the coding sequence ATGAGAAAGTCCAGTATTGAAATATTAAGGTTTTTATGTGCGCTCGCAGTAGTTTTTTTTCATGTTGGTGGTATTAAAGAATTATGACCTACATGGTTATATGTAGTATTTGCACCAATTGCGGAGGTTCCTATACCAGTATTTATAATTATAACTGGTTATATGTCTTTTAATAATACAAAAAATAGAGGAGTGTACTATATAATAACATGTCTTTATTACTATTTACTTTTTTTAGGAGTAGAAACTCTTTTAAATATTGATAACAATAGCTTTGAGTTTAAATCAATTTTAAAAGGTGGATCAAGATGATGATACTTATGATCTATGATTCCAGTTTACATACTTGGTCCAATTTTTAATATAATTTCAAAAAGTTTGACTAAAAGACAGCTTTTATTTTTTATAGTTGTACTATTTATCATATTTTATTCTTTATCAAGAATAAAATATGATTTCCCGCCATCTGCTGGCAATGTTTTATATTTAAGTTGTGGCTATTTTGTAGGTACTTGATTAAAAAAACACGAAAATGACGTAAGTCTAAAAATTAGGTTAAATTGTTCATATGCATATATTTTATTAATGACACTTTGTGAAATAATAATCTTTGCAATTACTAATTATGTCGATGACTCACCAGTTGGTCCACACGTTCTAGTTTTAGCAATTGCAATATTTACTATATTTAACAACCTAAATATAAAGAATAAAAAAATATATAATTTTTTAGGAATGCTAGCACTACCTATTTATTTATTTCATTATTCATTTTTTGAAAAACTATTAAAATATTTATATCCTTTGATTAGTAATTTAAATAGCAATCTAATACTTTTAATTTTATTATTAAGCACTTCTTTAGTTATATTTATATTTTGCGCAATAATTATATACCCAATGAACTATGCAACTAAGTATACAAATAAACTTATGTTATTAATATATTTTAAAATAATTAATAAAAATAAAGCGATTAAAGCGATTGATCAAAAAAAATAA